A stretch of the Desulforamulus ferrireducens genome encodes the following:
- the tyrS gene encoding tyrosine--tRNA ligase gives MLDVEKQLEIIKRGTAEIVPEDELVEKLKKSVTNNKPLHIKLGLDPSAPDIHLGHTVVLQKLRQFQELGHIVTLILGDFTGRIGDPTGKTEARKQLTEEEVLANARTYEKQIFKILDPQKTIVKFNSTWLAQLKFEDVIRLAATTTVARMLEREDFSKRYRENLPISIHEFFYPLMQGYDSVALEADIELGGTDQKFNLLMGRTLQKEFGQEPQIALMMPILEGLDGVNKMSKSLGNYIGIDEPPQEMYGKTMSLPDELMVRYFELVTPVPLEEVKAIAKGLEEGNLHPRDVKMRLAREIVTFYHGEEAALEAEEHFKKVFQKRELPDEIETFEVTADLYEDGMVSLPRLLTQAKLVSSNSEARRLIKEGAVKIDGEKATDPNMRFVPVNDMIIRAGKRRFAKLVVK, from the coding sequence ATGCTAGATGTAGAAAAACAACTGGAAATTATCAAGAGAGGTACTGCCGAGATTGTTCCTGAAGATGAATTGGTAGAGAAATTAAAAAAATCAGTTACCAATAATAAGCCCTTACATATAAAACTAGGGCTGGATCCCTCTGCTCCTGATATTCACCTTGGCCACACGGTGGTGCTGCAAAAACTCAGACAGTTTCAGGAATTAGGGCATATTGTTACCCTTATCTTGGGAGATTTCACTGGTCGGATTGGCGATCCCACTGGTAAAACGGAAGCTAGAAAACAACTAACAGAGGAAGAAGTATTGGCTAACGCCAGAACCTATGAAAAACAAATTTTTAAGATTCTCGATCCTCAAAAAACCATAGTTAAATTTAATAGTACTTGGCTAGCACAATTAAAATTTGAAGATGTGATCCGTTTGGCAGCAACCACCACTGTGGCCCGGATGTTAGAACGTGAAGACTTTTCCAAACGTTATCGTGAAAACCTTCCCATTAGTATACATGAATTTTTCTACCCGTTAATGCAGGGCTATGATTCTGTTGCGCTGGAAGCAGACATAGAATTGGGTGGCACCGACCAAAAATTTAATCTCTTAATGGGTCGCACACTACAAAAGGAATTTGGACAAGAACCTCAGATAGCATTAATGATGCCCATTTTAGAAGGATTAGATGGGGTCAACAAGATGAGTAAGAGCTTGGGTAACTACATCGGTATCGATGAGCCACCCCAGGAAATGTACGGTAAAACTATGTCCTTGCCGGATGAATTAATGGTTCGCTACTTTGAATTGGTTACTCCCGTTCCCTTAGAGGAAGTTAAAGCTATTGCTAAAGGACTGGAGGAAGGCAACCTTCACCCCAGGGATGTTAAAATGCGGCTGGCCAGGGAAATTGTAACCTTCTATCACGGGGAAGAGGCTGCCTTGGAAGCCGAAGAGCATTTTAAAAAGGTCTTCCAAAAGAGGGAACTACCGGACGAAATTGAAACCTTTGAAGTTACAGCGGATCTTTATGAAGATGGGATGGTTTCTTTACCACGCTTACTTACCCAAGCAAAACTAGTCTCCAGCAACAGTGAGGCCAGAAGGCTAATTAAAGAGGGAGCAGTTAAGATAGATGGTGAAAAGGCAACAGACCCTAATATGCGTTTTGTTCCTGTCAATGATATGATTATCAGAGCCGGCAAGCGCCGTTTTGCCAAACTGGTAGTAAAATAA